TTTCCCAATAGGATGCTTCAGAGACCTCACTACAACCTTTTCCTTCATTCCTCTCAAATGGCCTTCCAACCCTTTTTTCTCACCCACCAAGTTGTTTGCAACCACCACTGACCTTCTAGGATTAACAGCTAGCAACTTCAGAAACCTAGTGTACCCGTCATTCTTGCAATCAACAAGAGAGAAATCGATGTTCTCATAGTTGTGCAATAGCTCGGAGGGGTCTCCAGTTCTGAATTCCACCAGGTCCTTAAGACCCAAGTCTTTAATTACTCTTTTTGATTCACAAAGGACTGGCTCTGGAAGAATACACACTAGCCTCCCACCAGTTTCTCGCGCCGCAGCTGCTAAGGCTATAGTTGATGGGGAAACACCAGATGCTACCTCCACTATGAGTTTAGACTTCATGCCAGCTGCTAAGGCTGATACAAATTCACTGCTCCCAGGTTCTGGTGTCTTCCTTGACTCACTTTGTCTCTTGGGATTGTTACACTGAAGGATATTAATGGAAGTTAGCTACAATCCATAAAATTTGTGTGAAGTGAAAAGTAACAGGGTCTAATAGCTCAACTTCAATGAAAAATATTCAGACATTTTGTGCTATTTTAGCTGTATAAGTTGCAAGAAGTCCAAATGTTCAATAAGAATGTGTGGAATTCTAATCCTTTTGCTTTTTAACATAATAATTAAGAGAATCATTCT
This genomic stretch from Quercus robur chromosome 4, dhQueRobu3.1, whole genome shotgun sequence harbors:
- the LOC126724435 gene encoding uncharacterized protein LOC126724435, producing MMEWSATSATKAYLDTLKLSRKTPEPGSSEFVSALAAGMKSKLIVEVASGVSPSTIALAAAARETGGRLVCILPEPVLCESKRVIKDLGLKDLVEFRTGDPSELLHNYENIDFSLVDCKNDGYTRFLKLLAVNPRRSVVVANNLVGEKKGLEGHLRGMKEKVVVRSLKHPIGKGMEVTMIGRKEETHKKEGVGGFGRSGIGIRSCRSMKGTGGKSKWIVKVDEESGEEHIFRVPKSV